In a genomic window of Amblyomma americanum isolate KBUSLIRL-KWMA chromosome 4, ASM5285725v1, whole genome shotgun sequence:
- the LOC144129921 gene encoding uncharacterized protein LOC144129921 — translation MTTIIAPTVPTAVTTPVDTTPPDGKQPSWHQVGSAGQGGHRRSSLTVVSIDSGCRKRVFCEAARALTYIFPLSKFWQGIVRDRPAPENAYFAAWSKGIQSHDCSQFYPDCSDSPARLVLPVINEATGPKGFVGSFLERLVRPRGADAPRKSLVMQKLREGDRRLAAEKPRDQSDDFRLRRA, via the exons ATGACAACAATCATTGCCCCCACCGTCCCGACGGCAGTCACAACGCCGGTGGATACGACGCCACCCGATGGAAAGCAGCCGTCATGGCACCAGGTGGGATCCGCAGGGCAAGGTGGCCACCGCCGTTCTTCGCTGACCGTCGTCAGCATTGACTCCGGCTGCCGGAAGCGCGTCTTCTGTGAGGCGGCCCGGGCTCTCACGTACATCTTTCCCCTCTCCAAGTTTTGGCAGGGCATTGTCAG GGATAGGCCTGCGCCGGAAAACGCGTACTTCGCTGCCTGGTCCAAGGGTATCCAGAGCCACGACTGTTCGCAATTCTACCCGGACTGCTCGGACAGTCCTGCCAGACTAGTACTCCCAGTCATCAACGAAGCCACGGGGCCCAAGGGCTTCGTGGGATCATTCCTGGAGCGTCTTGTCAGGCCTAGGGGCGCCGATGCACCGCGGAAGTCACTAGTCATGCAAAAGCTACGTGAAGGAGATCGGCGTCTGGCAGCCGAAAAGCCCCGCGATCAGTCCGACGATTTTAGACTTAGGCGCGCGTAA
- the CngA gene encoding cyclic nucleotide-gated ion channel subunit A produces MDEPAADTAPVLAAATAAGQAARTLGSPQLRVPAPTTLQVPRHRSLPSDGQVAPRTSEQPGDLELLENGVPSPSNRSSTCSEIVRIEQMASDQDSPPETKLGKYIGRIRGIKKWAARHKKPKEPDRPDSFLEKFTMGQAAEEAQDASKGEENKQSFFQKHRHSFVVDPAENFHYRWLSVISAAVLYNVLVIVGRSVFWELQNAMPIAWYVFDYTCDGIYLLDMVFHARTGYLEQGLLVRNTRKLLKRYIQSLHFKLDLISLIPTDVAYFFLGVECNVRVPCTVIVRLNRLFRAYRMQEFSDRTEARTNFPYAFRIAKLIFLILVIIHWNACLYFAVSYAIGFGSDNWVYKNISVPEFGNLRHQYIYSFYWSTLTLTTIGEVPIPEKDAEYVFVVIDFLVGVLIFATIVGNVGSMITNMNAARADFQHRMDSVKQYMEFRKVSKELENRVIKWFDYLWTNKQSLDEDKITSMLPDKLKAEIAIHVHLDTLKRVKLFQDCEPGLLVQLVLKLRLQVFSPGDYICRKGDVGKEMYIVKRGKLSVVGDDGRTVFATLSDGSVFGELSILNIAGNKTGNRRTANVRSVGYSDLFCLSKEDLWFVLEEYAEAKKMLIERGRSILRRDGLLDEEAIKASEKEQESLQGKCDRLEKALDNLQTRFARLLAEYMAFQVKMKQRISRLEGRTDVDDNGPATVDDDDDAASQSSQL; encoded by the exons ATGGACGAGCCGGCTGCCGACACGGCGCCCGTGCTGGccgcagccacggcggcgggcCAGGCCGCCAGGACCTTGGGCTCGCCACAGCTCAGGGTGCCCGCGCCCACCACGCTGCAGGTGCCCCGGCACCGGAGCCTGCCCTCCGACGGCCAAGTGGCACCGCGCACTTCCGAACAG CCTGGTGACCTGGAGCTCCTCGAAAACGGCGTTCCTAGCCCGTCCAACCGAAGCAGCACGTGTTCGGAAATCGTACGTATTGAGCAGATGGCCAGCGACCAGGACTCGCCGCCGGAGACCAAGCTTGGAAAATACATTGGCAGAATAAGG GGCATCAAAAAATGGGCTGCTCGCCACAAGAAGCCGAAGGAGCCCGACCGACCGGATTCCTTCCTGGAGAAGTTCACTATGGGCCAGGCGGCGGAAGAAGCTCAGGACGCATCCAAGGGAGAGGAGAATAAACAGAG CTTCTTCCAGAAGCACAGACACTCGTTTGTGGTGGACCCGGCAGAAAACTTCCACTACCGTTGGCTGTCAGTGATCAGTGCCGCGGTCCTGTACAACGTTCTTGTGATCGTGGGTCGTAGCGTGTTCTGGGAGCTGCAGAACGCCATGCCCATCGCTTGGTACGTGTTCGACTACACCTGCGACGGCATCTACCTCCTCGACATGGTCTTCCACGCCAGAACAG GATACCTCGAACAAGGTCTCCTCGTCCGCAACACACGTAAGCTTCTGAAAAGATATATTCAGTCACTGCACTTCAAGTTGGACCTGATCAGCCTCATTCCAACAGACGTGGCCTACTTCTTCCTGGGTGTCGAGTGCAATGTGCGAGTGCCGTGTACAGTGATCGTGCGGTTGAATCGCCTCTTTCGCGCCTACCGCATGCAGGAGTTCTCGGACCGGACCGAGGCTCGCACCAACTTTCCTTACGCGTTCCGCATCGCCAAGCTGATCTTTCTCATCTTGGTCATCATACACTGGAACGCGTGCCTGTACTTTGCCGTCAGCTATGCCATTGGCTTTGGCTCAGACAACTGGGTCTACAAGAACATTAGCGTGCCCGAGTTCGGCAATCTGCGGCATCAGTACATATACAGTTTCTACTGGTCAACGCTGACCTTGACAACCATAGGTGAAGTGCCTATTCCTGAAAAGGATGCTGAGTATGTATTTGTTGTTATTGATTTCCTCGTTGGTGTGCTCATCTTTGCCACAATCGTCGGCAATGTGGGTAGTATGATCACTAATATGAATGCAGCCAGGGCTGACTTCCAGCACCGCATGGACAGCGTAAAGCAGTACATGGAATTTAGAAAAGTAAGCAAGGAGCTTGAAAACCGGGTAATTAAGTGGTTTGACTATCTGTGGACCAACAAGCAGTCCTTGGATGAAGATAAGATCACATCCATGCTTCCCGACAAACTGAAAGCCGAAATCGCTATTCACGTGCACCTGGACACTTTAAAGAGAGTGAAGCTCTTCCAAGATTGCGAGCCGGGACTCCTGGTCCAGCTTGTTTTGAAGCTCAGGCTTCAAGTATTTAGCCCCGGAGACTACATTTGCCGCAAAGGAGACGTTGGCAAGGAAATGTACATTGTAAAAAGGGGAAAACTAAGCGTAGTTGGGGACGATGGGCGGACTGTATTTGCCACATTGAGCGATGGCAGCGTGTTCGGAGAACTGAGTATATTGAACATTGCCGGCAACAAGACCGGAAACCGGAGGACAGCCAACGTCCGCAGCGTCGGGTACTCTGACCTTTTTTGCCTTTCCAAGGAGGACCTGTGGTTCGTACTCGAGGAATACGCAGAAGCCAAGAAGATGCTGATAGAAAGAGGACGCAGCATACTGCGCCGCGATGGTCTGTTGGACGAAGAGGCCATCAAGGCGTCGGAAAAGGAGCAAGAATCTCTGCAAGGAAAGTGCGACCGCCTCGAGAAGGCATTGGACAATCTGCAGACGCGCTTTGCTAGGCTTCTGGCCGAATACATGGCGTTTCAGGTCAAGATGAAGCAACGCATAAGTAGACTAGAAGGACGCACGGACGTTGACGACAATGGGCCGGCGACTGTGGACGATGACGACGATGCTGCTAGCCAAAGCAGCCAGCTGTGA